A region of Thermobifida halotolerans DNA encodes the following proteins:
- a CDS encoding maleylpyruvate isomerase N-terminal domain-containing protein produces MTQPHETFLPRVRASQDALVTDLSRFRADDAWARKDSLLPGWSRGHVLTHLARQADAVSTMLERALAGELVAQYPGGEEQRSGDIERGAHRPVEVLLDDVATASRRLVTAAEAFPADRWDDDLLFRSGPRPAYQALVARWREVEIHRVDLGYGYRPEDWPEEFVAFVLPLELDRLPQRAPGVAVPEGHGDAAVLAWLLGRSDDPALPELPPWL; encoded by the coding sequence ATGACACAGCCACACGAGACGTTCCTGCCCCGGGTGAGGGCGTCCCAGGACGCGCTCGTCACCGATCTCTCCCGGTTCCGCGCCGACGACGCGTGGGCACGGAAGGACTCCCTGCTGCCGGGGTGGAGCCGCGGCCACGTCCTGACCCATCTGGCCCGGCAGGCCGACGCCGTGTCGACCATGCTGGAGCGGGCGCTGGCCGGTGAACTGGTCGCCCAGTACCCGGGCGGCGAGGAGCAGCGCTCCGGCGACATCGAGCGGGGCGCGCACCGCCCGGTGGAGGTGCTGCTCGACGACGTGGCCACGGCGTCGCGGCGACTGGTCACCGCGGCCGAGGCGTTTCCCGCCGACCGCTGGGACGACGACCTGCTGTTCCGTTCCGGTCCGAGGCCCGCGTACCAGGCGCTGGTGGCCCGGTGGCGCGAGGTCGAGATCCACCGGGTGGATCTGGGCTACGGCTACCGTCCCGAGGACTGGCCCGAGGAGTTCGTGGCCTTCGTGCTCCCCCTGGAACTGGACCGCCTGCCCCAGCGCGCCCCGGGCGTCGCCGTGCCCGAGGGGCACGGCGACGCCGCGG